The Coraliomargarita sinensis DNA segment TATGCCGGTGGGCACCGTCATCGAAGTCTCCCAACTCTTTAACTCCGTGCCGGCCCGCCGAAAATTCCTCAAGACAGACGCCACCGAAACCGCGCACATCACCTATCTTTGCCGCCTCTTCGCCATCGCCAATCCGGGGGTCGCCTTCCGCTTGCTCGAAAACCGGCGCACGGTCTTTCAATCGCCCGCCTGCGAAAAGCTGGAAGACCGCATTTCCGAAATCTGGGGCCGCTCCTTGGCGCGCGATCTGATTCCCGTCTCGGTCGACGGGCCGGATGGCAAATATCGACTGACCGGACTGACAGCCAAGCCCGGCGTGGGGCGCTCGACGCGACGCGAATTGGTCACCCTCGTCAACCGCCGCCCGGTGGATAGCCGAACCCTGGGCTTTGCCGTGCTCGACGCCTATCACGGCCGCATTCAGAAGGGCCGCTACCCGCCCGCATTTCTCTTTCTGGAAATTCAACCACAGGAAGTTGACGTCAACGTCCATCCGGCCAAACGGGAAGTGCGTTTCCGAAACGACGGTGATGTGCGGCGCTTCGTCCTCGGTGCGATCAGCGAAACGCTCGCCGAACTTCGGGAGCCCCCGCCGGCACCAGCGGAAGCATCTGATCCGACTCCGGCAAAACAGGCCCCCTCACCTTCCGCTCAGCCCGCGGATCAGGCGAAGCCTCGGCCGGCGATTCGGCCGGCGGCGACCACCGCTACGGAGAAAGTTAAAGCCGGCAGCACGACTGTGGCCGACCACCGGCCCAAACCGGAAAGCGCCCCCGCGACGCCAACACGGCGCTCGGACTGGCAGTTGATTCGTTTGCTGAAAAACCGCTACGCACTTTTTAACGGGCCGAAGGGCCTGGTGCTCCTCCACCTCCGGCACGCCGACCAGCGTGTACGCTTCGAACGGATCCAGAAAACTTTCAAACAGAACAATCCCCCGAGCCAGGGCCTGCTCATCCCCGAACCATTGGAGCTCGAACCGATGGCCACCGCCACATTGCAGCAACACCTCGAACTGCTCAACAAACAGGGCTTCAACATTGAAGCCTTCGGACGTAATTTCTACCGCATCGAGGCAGTCCCCACCTGGCTGGATCCGTCGGAAGCTGTCGCTTTCATTCGCGACACCATTGATGAGCTGCGCCAGCGCGGAAGCAGCCGGAATAACGACGAGTTAATCTGGCAAACAGTGGCCACGCTTGCCGCGGAAGGAAGCTACCGGAAAAACGACGCCATCAACGAGTACGCGGCCCAGCAGCTCGCGGACGAGCTCTTCCAATGTGACATCCCCCACACCTCCCCGGCAGGCAAACCCACCTTCCGGGAAATGACTTGGGCGGATTTTGAACGACACTTTGAGCATTAAGGACCCGCATGATAGAACAAAGGCTCAACTTTAAAGCATGGCAGTCGCTTGCCCGTGAAGATCATAGGCAGATTGCGGAAAAATTTTTCAGCCGTCTCGAGCAGCTCACGCCGGAAAGCCGCAAAGCCTTGATCGCAGCACATCCTGAACGTGCCAT contains these protein-coding regions:
- the mutL gene encoding DNA mismatch repair endonuclease MutL, producing the protein MSSIRILPDRVANQIAAGEVIERPAAVVKELVENSIDSGATRIEIEFRKGGKSYIRVEDNGRGMSPDEALLALERHATSKIQDAEDLNLISSFGFRGEALPSIASVSRFTMRTRTEDFQHGTEVVINGGKLLDKKDCGMPVGTVIEVSQLFNSVPARRKFLKTDATETAHITYLCRLFAIANPGVAFRLLENRRTVFQSPACEKLEDRISEIWGRSLARDLIPVSVDGPDGKYRLTGLTAKPGVGRSTRRELVTLVNRRPVDSRTLGFAVLDAYHGRIQKGRYPPAFLFLEIQPQEVDVNVHPAKREVRFRNDGDVRRFVLGAISETLAELREPPPAPAEASDPTPAKQAPSPSAQPADQAKPRPAIRPAATTATEKVKAGSTTVADHRPKPESAPATPTRRSDWQLIRLLKNRYALFNGPKGLVLLHLRHADQRVRFERIQKTFKQNNPPSQGLLIPEPLELEPMATATLQQHLELLNKQGFNIEAFGRNFYRIEAVPTWLDPSEAVAFIRDTIDELRQRGSSRNNDELIWQTVATLAAEGSYRKNDAINEYAAQQLADELFQCDIPHTSPAGKPTFREMTWADFERHFEH